From Candidatus Protochlamydia phocaeensis, one genomic window encodes:
- the uvrC gene encoding excinuclease ABC subunit UvrC — MSYDPKKIDQFPSLPGVYLMKDAKGEVLYIGKAKSLRQRVKQYFIPGRDGRLMVPYLVAKIAEIDTIVVSSEKEALLLESNLIKQYKPRYNALLKDDKAYIALKINHKGPWPTVKLVRYRGSPEPDGLYFGPYTSAHAARQTLELLNRLFPLRQCSDQELARRVRPCLLYQMKRCAGPCGGKCTQEEYDHHLERTIKFLRGQDKEVLKDLYEEMQRCAEALEFEKADQILRTIRQIEKTIESQHVDRPLGHDADALGLYRHGTEVILVQLLFRGGRLVGSRNFDFDNIAEEDEELFSSFLLQQYSGKEEIPPEIYLPIKIDDGQAVEDILSGRQARKVALHVPQRGEKKILLDMAQANAEALFKTRKDKDALREKTLLEMQERLNLSRYPSRIECFDNSNISGSEPVASMVAFTDGLKDSKRYRTYRLKIGTKPDDYAAMGEVLMRRYKRAKEENDLPDLIIVDGGKGQLNIARKVFEELNVVGVDIIGLAKEQGRHDKGMTVEQIFLPGQKDPIILKSNSPVLFLLQNIRDEAHRVAVSFHRKRRSKQTLRSALDDIPGIGPAKRKALLTHFGSLKKVELAGEDELRQVKGISSANIAALKAFFQGKKEE, encoded by the coding sequence ATGTCTTACGATCCCAAAAAAATTGATCAATTTCCTTCTCTTCCAGGCGTTTACCTCATGAAGGATGCGAAGGGAGAAGTGTTATATATTGGCAAGGCTAAAAGTTTGCGCCAACGCGTCAAACAATATTTTATTCCCGGCAGGGATGGCCGCCTAATGGTTCCTTATTTGGTGGCAAAGATTGCAGAAATAGACACGATAGTTGTTTCTTCGGAAAAAGAAGCGCTTCTTTTGGAGAGCAATTTAATTAAACAGTATAAGCCCCGCTATAATGCCTTGTTAAAAGACGATAAGGCCTATATTGCTCTTAAAATCAATCATAAAGGTCCCTGGCCGACAGTTAAGCTTGTGCGCTATCGAGGCAGTCCCGAGCCTGATGGGTTGTACTTTGGTCCCTATACCAGTGCGCACGCCGCACGCCAGACATTGGAATTGTTAAACCGGCTTTTTCCATTAAGGCAATGTTCGGATCAAGAATTGGCCAGGCGGGTGCGCCCTTGCCTACTTTACCAAATGAAGCGCTGTGCAGGTCCTTGTGGAGGCAAATGTACACAAGAAGAGTACGACCATCATCTGGAACGTACGATCAAATTTTTGCGGGGGCAAGATAAAGAGGTTTTAAAAGATCTGTACGAAGAAATGCAGCGTTGCGCGGAGGCTTTGGAATTTGAAAAGGCCGATCAAATTTTGAGGACCATCCGCCAAATTGAAAAGACGATTGAGAGCCAGCATGTGGATCGCCCCTTGGGGCATGATGCCGATGCTTTGGGGCTTTATCGCCATGGCACAGAAGTGATTTTAGTGCAGCTTCTCTTTAGGGGAGGCCGTCTGGTGGGTTCACGCAATTTTGATTTTGATAATATTGCAGAAGAAGATGAAGAGTTGTTTTCTTCTTTTCTGCTGCAGCAGTATTCAGGTAAAGAAGAGATTCCGCCTGAAATTTATCTGCCTATTAAAATCGACGATGGACAAGCGGTTGAAGATATTTTATCCGGTCGGCAGGCGCGCAAAGTGGCTTTACATGTCCCTCAACGAGGCGAGAAAAAAATCTTGTTGGATATGGCTCAAGCCAATGCAGAAGCTCTCTTCAAAACGCGAAAAGATAAAGACGCTTTGCGTGAGAAAACCCTGCTTGAAATGCAGGAACGCCTTAATTTAAGCCGCTATCCATCCCGTATCGAATGCTTTGACAATTCCAATATCTCCGGATCCGAGCCCGTTGCCTCCATGGTTGCCTTTACGGATGGATTAAAGGACAGCAAGCGTTACCGCACCTATCGTCTTAAAATAGGAACTAAGCCGGATGATTATGCAGCTATGGGAGAAGTCCTCATGCGCCGTTATAAACGCGCCAAGGAAGAAAATGATCTTCCCGATCTGATCATTGTAGACGGAGGTAAGGGACAGCTCAACATCGCGCGCAAGGTCTTCGAAGAGCTCAATGTAGTCGGTGTCGATATCATCGGCCTGGCCAAAGAGCAAGGGAGGCACGATAAGGGCATGACGGTCGAGCAGATCTTTTTGCCGGGTCAAAAAGATCCCATCATTCTCAAATCTAATTCTCCCGTTCTGTTCCTGCTGCAAAATATTCGTGATGAGGCTCATCGAGTGGCTGTGTCTTTTCATCGCAAGCGGCGGTCAAAGCAAACGTTACGCAGCGCCCTGGATGACATTCCAGGCATTGGACCTGCCAAACGGAAGGCCTTGCTGACTCATTTTGGCAGCCTTAAAAAAGTTGAACTGGCCGGTGAGGATGAGTTGCGTCAGGTCAAAGGCATCTCTTCTGCCAATATCGCTGCTCTTAAAGCCTTCTTTCAAGGCAAAAAAGAAGAATAA
- the rlmN gene encoding 23S rRNA (adenine(2503)-C(2))-methyltransferase RlmN, producing the protein MLDYADLDYENLVQWLKAQGEKEFHAKQILGWIFQKNVLSWEGMSNLSKELREKLAQYIRLPVLELVKLTESQDLETYKFLWRLKDGSLVESVLICSGTRRTVCVSSQVGCPARCAFCASGQQGFFRNLRPTEIIEQVLQINKWLADKEEKVSHVVYMGMGEPLKNYDSVIKSIRLLSDPNLVNISQRRITVSTVGIVEGIKRLSTEGLKVNLVLSLHAPNQHIRKKIIPYARKYPLEDILNAMDEYAQKTKRDITYEYTLLAGINDHPDHAHELAHLLKGKQCTVNLIPYNPVAGLRLKRPEKKAIKQFRSVLFGSRIVNTCRYTKGDDISAACGQLALQEKQEKSGLPMLAAGE; encoded by the coding sequence ATGTTAGATTATGCAGATTTAGACTATGAAAATCTGGTGCAATGGCTGAAAGCACAGGGAGAAAAGGAATTCCATGCCAAGCAAATTTTAGGATGGATTTTCCAAAAGAATGTCCTTTCTTGGGAGGGAATGTCAAATCTTAGTAAAGAACTAAGGGAAAAACTTGCCCAGTATATTCGTCTGCCTGTCTTAGAGTTAGTCAAATTGACAGAGTCTCAAGATCTGGAAACATATAAATTCTTATGGCGTTTAAAGGATGGAAGTTTAGTTGAATCTGTTTTAATTTGTTCGGGCACACGTCGGACTGTTTGTGTCTCTTCGCAAGTTGGTTGTCCAGCTCGCTGTGCATTTTGTGCTTCTGGCCAACAAGGGTTCTTTAGAAATCTTCGCCCGACTGAAATAATCGAGCAGGTGCTGCAAATTAATAAGTGGTTGGCAGATAAGGAAGAAAAAGTTTCTCATGTTGTCTATATGGGAATGGGGGAGCCTCTTAAAAATTACGATTCCGTTATCAAATCCATTCGTTTGTTGAGCGATCCCAATCTGGTTAATATTTCTCAGCGTCGCATAACAGTTTCTACGGTAGGCATTGTAGAAGGAATCAAACGTTTATCGACAGAAGGACTGAAGGTTAATCTCGTTCTTTCCTTGCATGCTCCTAATCAGCATATTCGCAAAAAGATTATTCCATATGCACGAAAATACCCGCTTGAAGATATTTTAAATGCGATGGATGAATATGCCCAAAAGACCAAACGCGACATTACTTATGAGTATACATTATTAGCCGGAATTAATGATCATCCCGATCACGCCCACGAATTAGCCCATCTATTGAAGGGCAAGCAATGTACTGTTAATTTGATCCCTTATAATCCTGTTGCTGGCTTACGATTAAAACGTCCTGAGAAGAAAGCGATTAAGCAATTCCGCAGCGTTTTATTTGGATCGCGTATTGTGAATACTTGCCGCTATACAAAAGGCGATGATATTAGTGCCGCCTGCGGACAATTAGCCTTGCAAGAAAAACAAGAAAAGTCAGGTCTGCCCATGCTAGCGGCTGGCGAATAA
- a CDS encoding glycosyltransferase, whose amino-acid sequence MDEREPVLASCCSQPSDISRLDPHLLPWVTVIIPTQNCSSLLPLTLESIFQQGYPNLEILAIDAGSSDRTLEILHSSGDQIQLSSVPDYQVYQMINQGILLAKGDYINILFPGDFYIHPHTLLDMMQLAQQKNRPELVYCGALLRDGRAEVKFLFRRLTLDLLRRGQQPTSLQGCWFKKDVFLKLGIFCTDYELRGGFDLLCRFCLKKDMRSAALYRALIDYDMRWVTSGMVIRHFWETGKILFQYFGMWPTLKWLIRQKDVRRFFKLWTRRAKIAFLGK is encoded by the coding sequence ATGGATGAAAGAGAGCCTGTCTTAGCTTCTTGTTGTTCCCAACCGAGTGATATTTCCCGTTTGGATCCTCATTTACTTCCTTGGGTAACAGTCATTATTCCCACTCAAAATTGTTCTTCTCTTCTTCCCTTGACTTTAGAAAGTATTTTTCAGCAGGGATACCCCAATCTGGAAATTTTAGCCATCGATGCAGGGTCAAGCGACCGGACATTGGAAATTTTGCATAGCTCGGGAGATCAAATCCAATTGAGTTCCGTTCCCGATTATCAAGTCTATCAAATGATCAATCAGGGAATTCTTTTGGCTAAAGGAGATTATATTAATATTTTATTTCCCGGTGATTTCTATATTCATCCCCATACCCTTTTGGACATGATGCAGCTTGCTCAACAAAAGAATAGGCCCGAGCTTGTTTATTGCGGCGCTTTGCTTCGAGACGGAAGAGCAGAGGTTAAATTTTTATTTCGACGCCTCACCTTAGATCTCTTGCGAAGAGGACAACAGCCGACTAGCCTTCAAGGATGCTGGTTTAAAAAAGATGTTTTTTTGAAGCTGGGAATTTTCTGCACAGACTATGAGTTAAGGGGGGGATTTGACCTACTGTGCCGCTTTTGCCTTAAAAAAGACATGCGCAGCGCAGCCCTATACCGGGCATTGATTGATTATGACATGCGCTGGGTTACTAGCGGAATGGTCATTCGACATTTCTGGGAAACGGGAAAGATCTTATTTCAATATTTTGGGATGTGGCCTACGCTTAAATGGCTGATTAGGCAGAAAGATGTTAGACGATTCTTTAAATTATGGACTAGGCGAGCGAAAATTGCGTTTTTGGGGAAATAG
- a CDS encoding glycine--tRNA ligase, which yields MLTFQQFLKNLSSFWEKQGCIIHQGYDLEVGAGTFNPATFLRCLGPEPYRAAYIEPCRRPTDGRYGTNPNRLQHYFQYQVILKPSPPNIQELYLQSLEALGFKLDEHDIRFVHDDWESPTLGAWGLGWEVWMDGMEITQFTYFQAVGGVELRPVTGEITYGIERLAMYLQKVNSIFDLQWNEDLTYGDIYHRNEIEWSHYNFEKASTAMWLRHFEDYEGEAKKLITEHFPIPAYDFVMKASHAFNLLDARGVISVTERTGYIARIRDLARQVAEEYIKSREAQGFPLLKQAKKSPAEEPAPSSSLPESLLNIHSDDADDFLLEIGSEELPASFVSIGSQNLEKAITALLEKEGIAFERLSLYATPRRLAVYIHQLAKGKPSQTIEKRGPALDQAYQPTGEIKPAGEGFFRSLGMPAPTLEAIRQGQISGVDIRLVKGIPYLFGTLRQEGRATAVILAEQLPTLILNLEFPKKMRWGDSDIAYARPLRWIVALFGSEVVPFQVGTIHAGKVTCGHRQLAPEVRALENARDYIKVLRHSSVMADPAEREEAILEQLNDLEQKFNIKIIERERVIPQVLNLVEWPHLTLSSFQSNFLRAPKEVLISEMVEHQKYFPVLNPDQTLKNAFVITANIIPTDQIRQGNQRVLSARLSDGVFLYEEDLKMRLEDFNEKLKKVTFQKELGTVYQKVERLIKHADILQKSLAISTPVKAQRAASLAKADLASNMVYEFPELQGTIGRYYALSQKEDPEVAQAIDEHWMPRGENAPLPESETGTLISLADKIDNLLGCFCIGLKPTSSSDPYALRRQVLGIIKMLIKGRYALPLRETFMACAENFPPALMKDKKQVVDEILAFIVNRIKTVFQDYGFYKDEIEASLAHGCNDIYDTFCRVQALHDFRQQANQQFSSLYEVYKRAKGQLNGHQYPPISQEKLIEPAEKHLNSLLDQQQRALQDALNKRDYNQAYALIATIQPALAALFDQVKILAEDPHIRENRLALLKRVFDLFGEILDFSKIQEKA from the coding sequence ATGTTAACATTTCAGCAATTTTTAAAGAATCTATCCTCTTTTTGGGAAAAACAGGGATGCATTATCCATCAAGGATATGATTTAGAAGTAGGCGCCGGAACATTTAATCCAGCGACTTTTTTACGCTGCCTAGGCCCTGAACCCTATCGAGCCGCTTATATTGAGCCTTGCCGCCGTCCAACAGATGGCCGTTATGGGACAAACCCAAACCGTCTTCAGCATTATTTCCAATATCAAGTCATTTTAAAGCCCTCTCCTCCTAATATCCAAGAGCTCTACTTGCAATCGCTGGAAGCTTTAGGCTTTAAGCTTGACGAGCACGATATCCGTTTTGTCCATGATGATTGGGAATCTCCTACATTAGGCGCATGGGGACTGGGATGGGAAGTGTGGATGGATGGAATGGAAATTACCCAATTTACCTACTTTCAAGCAGTAGGAGGCGTAGAGCTTAGACCGGTCACAGGAGAAATCACTTATGGGATCGAACGCCTGGCCATGTATTTGCAAAAAGTGAACAGTATTTTCGATTTGCAATGGAATGAAGACTTGACTTACGGCGATATTTATCATCGCAATGAAATTGAATGGAGCCATTATAATTTTGAAAAAGCCTCCACCGCTATGTGGCTACGTCATTTTGAAGATTATGAGGGCGAAGCAAAAAAACTCATCACAGAGCATTTTCCCATCCCCGCTTATGACTTTGTCATGAAAGCGTCTCATGCTTTCAATCTATTGGATGCGCGAGGCGTCATCTCCGTAACAGAAAGAACAGGCTATATTGCGCGCATACGCGATCTGGCACGCCAAGTTGCCGAAGAATATATTAAAAGCCGAGAAGCGCAGGGTTTTCCTCTTTTGAAACAGGCAAAAAAATCCCCGGCAGAAGAGCCCGCCCCTTCTTCCTCCCTCCCTGAATCCTTATTAAATATTCATTCTGATGATGCCGATGATTTTCTGTTAGAAATAGGATCGGAAGAGCTGCCGGCCAGCTTTGTCTCCATTGGTAGTCAAAATTTAGAAAAAGCCATCACTGCCCTTTTAGAAAAGGAAGGCATTGCGTTTGAGCGTTTGAGCTTGTATGCCACTCCAAGACGTCTGGCTGTCTATATTCATCAATTGGCAAAGGGCAAGCCTTCTCAGACAATTGAAAAGAGGGGGCCGGCGCTCGATCAGGCCTATCAGCCGACAGGAGAAATTAAGCCTGCAGGAGAGGGGTTTTTCCGTTCCTTAGGCATGCCGGCTCCGACGCTTGAAGCAATTCGCCAAGGGCAAATCAGCGGCGTGGACATCCGCCTAGTCAAAGGCATTCCTTATCTTTTTGGGACTCTGCGCCAAGAAGGCAGAGCCACTGCGGTCATTTTGGCCGAGCAGCTTCCTACCCTCATTCTCAACCTTGAGTTTCCCAAAAAAATGCGCTGGGGAGATTCGGATATTGCCTATGCCCGTCCCCTGCGCTGGATTGTGGCTCTTTTCGGCTCTGAAGTTGTCCCTTTTCAAGTGGGAACCATTCACGCCGGCAAAGTGACTTGTGGTCACCGCCAGCTTGCGCCGGAAGTTCGCGCCCTTGAAAATGCCCGCGACTATATAAAAGTTTTACGCCATTCTTCTGTCATGGCAGATCCGGCAGAACGGGAAGAGGCCATTCTAGAGCAATTGAATGACTTGGAACAAAAATTCAATATTAAAATTATTGAAAGGGAAAGGGTGATCCCTCAGGTATTAAACCTTGTAGAGTGGCCCCATTTAACCTTGTCTTCTTTCCAATCCAACTTTTTGCGGGCCCCTAAAGAGGTGCTTATTTCCGAAATGGTGGAACACCAAAAATATTTCCCCGTGCTCAATCCCGATCAAACCCTTAAAAATGCGTTTGTCATTACAGCCAATATCATTCCGACCGATCAAATCCGGCAAGGAAATCAACGCGTGCTGTCTGCGCGTTTGTCCGATGGAGTCTTTTTATATGAAGAAGACCTAAAAATGCGCCTAGAAGACTTTAATGAAAAGCTCAAGAAAGTGACCTTCCAAAAAGAATTGGGAACCGTTTATCAAAAGGTAGAGCGGTTAATCAAGCATGCGGATATCTTGCAAAAGTCCTTAGCCATTAGCACACCTGTCAAAGCTCAGCGGGCAGCTTCGCTAGCCAAGGCTGATTTAGCGTCTAATATGGTCTATGAATTTCCGGAATTACAAGGAACGATCGGCCGCTACTATGCTCTTTCGCAAAAAGAAGATCCTGAAGTCGCCCAAGCGATCGATGAGCATTGGATGCCGCGAGGCGAGAATGCCCCTTTGCCGGAAAGCGAGACAGGTACTCTCATCAGTTTAGCCGATAAGATCGATAATCTCTTAGGATGTTTCTGCATTGGACTTAAGCCGACTTCGTCCAGCGATCCCTACGCTTTGCGCCGCCAAGTGCTGGGAATTATTAAAATGCTCATTAAGGGACGCTACGCGCTTCCTTTGCGGGAAACTTTTATGGCATGCGCCGAAAACTTTCCTCCTGCTCTTATGAAAGATAAAAAGCAAGTCGTCGATGAAATTTTAGCTTTCATCGTTAACCGCATCAAAACGGTTTTTCAAGACTATGGATTTTATAAGGATGAGATTGAGGCCAGCCTAGCCCATGGCTGCAATGATATTTATGACACGTTTTGCCGTGTTCAAGCTCTACACGATTTTCGTCAACAAGCCAATCAACAATTCAGCTCTTTATACGAAGTCTATAAGCGGGCAAAAGGCCAGCTCAATGGGCATCAGTATCCTCCCATTTCTCAAGAAAAATTGATCGAACCTGCGGAAAAGCATTTGAATAGCTTGCTGGATCAGCAGCAAAGAGCACTGCAAGACGCTTTGAATAAGCGGGACTACAATCAAGCTTATGCGCTAATTGCGACCATTCAGCCAGCCTTGGCAGCTTTATTTGATCAAGTAAAAATTCTGGCTGAAGATCCACATATCCGTGAAAACCGCTTGGCCTTGCTCAAACGCGTTTTTGATTTGTTTGGAGAAATTCTAGATTTCAGCAAAATTCAAGAAAAAGCCTAG
- a CDS encoding FAD-dependent oxidoreductase, with protein MNIQVNDHRYNNLEDLGQSIEKNLKSIANAKGNNKTFYIITNSEGKTEVKIPSNFFSRLYYSFFKSKADASFLNEISYYLQHSDEEQKVNFQRKYTHVLENYISVADKKIQKFAHSSITNISQILHPDKNIEEREFASKQVGKKTAQAILSQIFTEGKVSDNLLKQLEESVHALQANELHPTLELYEDALFINLMMQQLIVLEQQGSLKQKEQIQKIFERIQWPDETFCLTAKEEYAHRLSLSNFTQEVKAKEVEGRIAHLSELLKLIDKGTIGQKNLKRLILSELNSLNYSVLRVKEHLMSGPSITANENELITLQDLKAMHALSNFIDAHGKQITQLLYDERIPNDPMHAIMRGLQDSLNSHHLDNIVIELSSRYRRFEDKIDQFYQNNHLANYSTSDLLYLQNKAKSERLSTEDKQIIADCKAFMLELSLEEGTALSLRNFMRYNQPYGKHLETIRTLSLIQNRQLDDQTLALFKAHRAEVLDSASQTAGQPVKSPEVIIEGGGPTGLFTALKQYISGANVKVFEKRTENYSREQIVRLDPKWVMQLQYYLGTKFDELFISENKKGILRPDGFVEITINNLENALKQRLDELIAQDPGAVELHFQSELVGIDTPSDEDKPFQAVIKKQYGEEQKVAADMVICCGGKHSPIRTAYMAPSKQMTSQDYYGVAVWHFTPNANNQKPDFSRFGDFRGGFGGNELRNALAKREWLDALPEEGLDGNLFYEVARAIHQFPADLEKNITQKAFQIRTFENRGLIYLGMQIPPSLHALVDKIEELKREEVDPDQKNHLSQVQKKLQMKWFESVAEVYGLDKAGMVLQEKSVGTFPVAQQRVAQPISEVKSPYGQELLIAAAGDSFASPHFMRYSGLSGARQNTENLQSFTERLILANANPDPGVKERERQEIFKSFIENQQRTADFVIRRGLTFLQANPEEAIKEDLHKQMADQLEQEIKLLFSSEKQANYLFFQYNNTYHLSVVNAEGKEEVKDIIFSPNGQYIVDGQAFASVFALKTYLGMVLKSAIQA; from the coding sequence ATGAACATCCAAGTTAATGATCATCGCTATAATAATTTAGAAGATTTAGGCCAATCCATCGAGAAAAATTTAAAATCAATTGCAAATGCAAAGGGTAACAACAAAACTTTTTATATTATCACTAATAGCGAAGGAAAGACAGAAGTTAAAATTCCTTCTAATTTCTTTTCCCGCCTTTATTATTCCTTTTTCAAAAGTAAAGCCGATGCCTCTTTTTTGAATGAAATTAGTTACTATTTGCAACATTCGGATGAAGAGCAAAAAGTCAATTTCCAACGAAAGTATACGCATGTCTTAGAAAATTATATTTCCGTAGCTGATAAAAAAATTCAAAAATTTGCGCATTCCTCTATTACCAATATCTCTCAAATTTTACATCCCGATAAAAATATTGAAGAGAGAGAATTTGCTTCCAAACAAGTGGGAAAAAAAACGGCTCAAGCGATTCTTTCCCAAATTTTTACAGAGGGCAAAGTATCGGATAACCTGTTGAAGCAATTAGAAGAAAGCGTGCATGCTTTGCAAGCAAATGAACTTCATCCCACCCTAGAACTTTATGAAGACGCCTTATTTATCAATTTAATGATGCAGCAGTTAATCGTACTTGAACAGCAGGGCTCTCTTAAGCAAAAGGAGCAAATTCAAAAAATTTTTGAAAGAATCCAGTGGCCTGATGAAACGTTTTGCCTAACAGCAAAAGAAGAATACGCTCATCGGCTAAGCCTTTCGAATTTCACTCAAGAGGTCAAAGCAAAGGAAGTGGAAGGACGAATCGCTCATTTATCCGAATTGCTGAAATTAATAGATAAAGGAACCATCGGCCAAAAAAACCTCAAAAGGCTTATTTTAAGTGAATTAAATTCACTCAATTATAGTGTTCTGCGGGTCAAGGAACATCTCATGTCTGGACCGTCCATTACTGCCAATGAAAATGAATTGATCACGCTCCAAGACTTAAAGGCCATGCATGCCTTGAGCAATTTCATTGATGCGCATGGAAAGCAAATTACACAGTTATTATATGATGAGCGTATTCCCAATGATCCCATGCATGCGATCATGCGCGGTCTTCAAGACTCTTTGAACAGCCATCATTTGGACAATATTGTCATTGAGCTCTCTAGCCGCTATCGCCGTTTTGAAGATAAAATAGATCAATTCTATCAGAACAACCATCTGGCTAATTATTCCACAAGCGATCTTCTTTATTTACAAAACAAGGCTAAAAGCGAAAGACTCAGCACTGAGGATAAACAAATAATTGCTGACTGCAAAGCCTTTATGCTGGAGCTTAGCTTAGAAGAAGGGACCGCGTTATCGCTTCGAAATTTTATGCGTTATAACCAGCCTTACGGCAAGCATTTGGAAACCATTCGGACATTATCCCTTATTCAAAATAGACAGTTGGATGACCAAACCCTAGCCCTTTTCAAAGCTCATCGAGCAGAAGTCTTGGATTCCGCTTCTCAAACCGCTGGCCAGCCAGTCAAATCACCCGAAGTCATCATCGAGGGAGGAGGGCCGACCGGATTATTTACAGCTCTTAAGCAATACATTTCCGGAGCTAACGTCAAGGTATTTGAAAAGCGAACCGAAAACTATAGCCGCGAACAAATTGTCCGTTTGGATCCAAAATGGGTTATGCAATTGCAATATTATTTAGGGACAAAATTCGATGAACTATTTATTAGCGAGAATAAAAAAGGTATATTGAGGCCCGATGGATTCGTAGAAATCACGATTAATAACCTAGAGAACGCTTTAAAACAGCGCTTGGATGAATTAATTGCTCAAGATCCTGGAGCTGTCGAACTACATTTTCAAAGCGAGCTCGTCGGAATAGACACCCCTTCCGATGAGGACAAGCCGTTTCAAGCAGTCATAAAAAAGCAGTACGGAGAAGAGCAGAAAGTCGCGGCTGATATGGTTATCTGCTGCGGAGGCAAGCATAGTCCCATTAGAACTGCTTATATGGCCCCCAGCAAGCAAATGACAAGCCAAGATTATTACGGAGTAGCCGTCTGGCATTTTACCCCTAATGCAAACAATCAAAAGCCTGACTTTTCGCGATTTGGCGATTTTAGAGGAGGATTTGGCGGAAATGAATTAAGAAACGCCTTAGCAAAAAGAGAATGGTTGGACGCACTCCCAGAAGAAGGCTTAGATGGCAATCTTTTTTACGAGGTTGCACGCGCCATTCATCAATTCCCCGCTGATTTAGAAAAAAATATTACTCAAAAAGCCTTTCAAATTCGCACATTTGAAAACAGAGGGCTTATTTATTTAGGCATGCAGATTCCCCCTTCTCTTCACGCTCTTGTCGATAAAATAGAAGAGCTAAAAAGAGAAGAGGTCGATCCGGATCAAAAAAATCATCTTTCTCAAGTGCAAAAAAAATTACAAATGAAATGGTTCGAGTCCGTAGCGGAAGTTTACGGTTTAGATAAAGCCGGAATGGTCTTGCAAGAAAAATCCGTAGGGACATTCCCAGTAGCCCAACAACGTGTCGCACAGCCCATTTCAGAAGTGAAATCGCCTTATGGCCAGGAATTATTAATTGCGGCTGCTGGCGACAGTTTTGCCAGCCCTCACTTTATGCGCTATAGTGGATTAAGCGGCGCTAGGCAAAATACGGAAAACTTGCAAAGTTTTACGGAAAGGTTAATTTTGGCCAATGCCAATCCTGATCCTGGAGTAAAAGAAAGAGAACGCCAAGAAATATTTAAAAGCTTTATTGAAAATCAGCAGCGAACAGCAGATTTTGTTATTCGTCGCGGTTTGACTTTCCTCCAAGCCAATCCTGAAGAAGCGATTAAAGAAGATTTACATAAACAAATGGCGGATCAATTAGAACAGGAAATCAAGCTTTTATTTAGTTCAGAAAAGCAAGCCAACTACCTATTTTTTCAATATAACAATACTTACCACTTAAGCGTAGTGAATGCAGAAGGCAAAGAAGAAGTAAAAGACATTATCTTTAGCCCCAATGGACAATATATTGTCGATGGCCAAGCATTCGCTTCCGTGTTTGCTTTAAAGACTTACTTGGGAATGGTTTTAAAATCGGCCATACAAGCCTAA
- a CDS encoding M15 family metallopeptidase produces the protein MNLFSAVSHSAASDTVGLSKQFPCHVVSLSDIRYVQKYFCNLEEKICGELELRLFEDITDKEYQDLFYSDKRAFIHEEAAEGLLRASKSLREQGARLVVYATYRSKRIENWIDEKLKDCLIHPYQRNVLYSCGRAVTVSLMKDTGDPIDMHEGEFDLLQMIQQQCQRAESPSADILKNREELKKAMEEVGFEQSPYFWWEFSFKKQSDCLEQRDFPSLDFYMVEIEEILQTKKKLKACS, from the coding sequence ATGAATTTATTTTCGGCTGTGTCTCATTCAGCAGCTAGCGATACGGTGGGACTTTCAAAACAGTTTCCCTGCCATGTCGTGTCTTTATCGGATATCAGATATGTGCAAAAATATTTCTGTAATTTAGAGGAGAAAATTTGCGGTGAATTGGAATTAAGGCTATTTGAAGATATAACTGATAAAGAATATCAAGATTTATTTTATTCTGATAAAAGAGCCTTTATACATGAAGAAGCGGCCGAAGGCTTGCTGAGAGCTAGTAAAAGCTTAAGAGAGCAAGGAGCTAGGCTAGTTGTCTATGCCACTTATCGCTCTAAGCGCATTGAAAATTGGATCGATGAAAAGCTTAAAGATTGTTTAATTCATCCCTATCAGCGGAATGTCCTTTATTCATGCGGACGGGCTGTCACCGTCAGCTTGATGAAGGATACTGGCGATCCCATTGACATGCATGAAGGAGAGTTTGATCTTTTGCAAATGATTCAACAGCAATGCCAAAGAGCTGAATCTCCTTCCGCTGATATATTAAAAAATCGAGAAGAACTAAAAAAAGCGATGGAAGAAGTCGGGTTTGAGCAGTCTCCTTATTTTTGGTGGGAATTTTCCTTTAAAAAACAAAGTGATTGTCTAGAACAGAGAGACTTTCCTTCCTTGGATTTTTACATGGTGGAAATAGAAGAAATTTTACAAACCAAAAAAAAGCTTAAGGCATGCTCCTAA